A portion of the Candida dubliniensis CD36 chromosome R, complete sequence genome contains these proteins:
- a CDS encoding conserved hypothetical transmembrane protein has protein sequence MFITGILTLLLTILVSVEAKKINLYIKPIDSTSKGDSIGFINDDSVYLIDSTTLQPDQFYCVGTKDLDNHECFTLINGVDSLNGTVIDAYMDENGVTISRLSLNFDESYNKSKLRKHKVATSPTPNLNPDSLKKQRQKQANKGGQGNNKQVEIIKQKKLVKYIDDEGKEVEKEIEEEVEVEVDNRSWIQKNWMYIVPPLLLFLIVGGGDQPQ, from the coding sequence ATGTTCATAACTGGAATTCTAACTTTACTACTTACTATTTTGGTATCAGTAGAAGCCAAAAAgattaatttatatataaaaccaattgattcaaCCTCAAAAGGTGATTCAATAGGGTTTATAAATGATGACTCGGTATATTTGATAGATTCTACAACTTTACAACCGGATCAATTCTATTGTGTTGGAACCAAAGATCTTGATAATCATGAATGTTTTACCCTTATAAATGGTGTTGATTCATTGAATGGCACTGTTATTGATGCTTATATGGATGAAAATGGAGTTACTATATCACGATTATCATTGAACTTTGATGAATCTtacaataaatcaaaattgagAAAACACAAGGTGGCTACATCACCAACACCCAATTTAAATCCTGATTCGTTAAAGAAACAGAGACAGAAACAAGCAAATAAAGGTGGTCAAggaaataataaacaagtggaaattatcaaacagaaaaaattggtgaaatatattgatgatgaaggaAAGGAAGTTGAAaaggaaattgaagaagaagttgaagttgaagtGGATAATAGATCTTGGATacaaaagaattggatGTATATAGTGCctccattattattgtttttaattgttggtggtggagaCCAACCACAATAG
- a CDS encoding NADH-ubiquinone oxidoreductase subunit, mitochondrial precursor, putative (Similar to N. crassa Nuo-78) has product MHSIKSHILRSSKRYISASSKRLAEVEVTVDGRKVSIEAGSSIIQAAELAGVTIPRYCYHDKLAIAGNCRMCLVDVERMPKLIASCAMPVQNGMIVHTDSERIKKAREGVTEMLLENHPLDCPVCDQGGECDLQEQSQRYGSDRGRFHEVVGKRAVENKAIGPLVKTSMNRCIHCTRCVRFMNDVAGAPEFGTAGRGNDMQIGTYIERNINSEMSGNIIDLCPVGALTSKPYAFRARPWELKRTETIDVLDAVGSNIRVDTRGIEVMRVLPRLNDDVNEEWISDKTRFACDGLKTQRLTTPLIRNGDKFETATWDEALSTIAAAYSKIKPQEGELKAIAGALVDAESLVSLKDLVNKLGSENVTTDVKQSVNAHGFDIRSNYIFNSTIDGIEDADQILLVGTNPRFEAAVLNTRIRKVWLRSNLEISSIGQEFDSTFDVTNLGEDAKALQEALQGSIGEKLGQAKKPLIIVGSGVAESKDSQAIYKLVGEFASKHENFNSGEWNGVNLLHREASRVAALDLGFNTLAEDSTTKAKFIYLLGADEITNKDIPKDAFVVYQGHHGDLGASFADVILPGSAYTEKSGTYVNTEGRVQATRAATNPPGVAREDWKIIRALSEYLDAKLPYDDIYSVRLRLGEIAPHLVRHDVIEPVSQEIAKIGFQDLVNKNKSAIIFGEPLKNPINNFYFTDVISRSSPTMAKCISTFGAKIDKIKDEKPDINF; this is encoded by the coding sequence ATGCATTCTATAAAATCCCATATATTAAGATCATCAAAACGTTATATATCGGCATCTAGCAAAAGATTAGCTGAAGTTGAAGTCACTGTTGATGGAAGAAAAGTATCCATCGAAGCTGGATCTTCAATTATTCAAGCAGCTGAATTGGCAGGTGTAACTATTCCTCGTTATTGTTATCATGATAAATTAGCCATTGCTGGTAATTGTCGTATGTGTTTAGTTGATGTTGAAAGAATGCCTAAATTGATTGCATCATGTGCTATGCCAGTACAAAATGGTATGATTGTTCATACTGATTCagaaagaattaaaaaagcTAGAGAAGGGGTTACGGAAATGTTATTAGAAAATCATCCATTAGATTGTCCTGTTTGTGATCAAGGTGGAGAATGTGATTTACAAGAACAATCACAAAGATATGGTTCTGATCGTGGTAGATTCCATGAAGTTGTTGGTAAAAGAGCCGTTGAAAATAAAGCCATTGGTCCATTAGTGAAAACATCAATGAATAGATGTATCCATTGTACTAGATGTGTTAGATTTATGAATGATGTTGCTGGTGCACCAGAATTTGGTACTGCTGGTAGAGGTAATGATATGCAAATTGGTACttatattgaaagaaatatCAATTCGGAAATGTCGGGTAATATCATTGATTTATGTCCTGTTGGTGCCTTGACTTCTAAACCATATGCTTTTAGAGCTAGACCATGGGAATTGAAAAGAACTGAAACCATTGATGTTTTAGATGCAGTTGGATCCAATATTAGAGTTGATACTAGAGGTATTGAAGTCATGAGAGTTTTACCAAGATTGAATGATGATGTCAATGAAGAATGGATTTCTGATAAAACCAGGTTTGCTTGTGATGGATTAAAAACTCAACGTTTGACTACTCCATTAATTAGAAATGgtgataaatttgaaactgCTACTTGGGATGAAGCATTGTCGACTATTGCTGCAGCATATTCTAAGATTAAACCACAAGAAGGTGAATTGAAAGCCATTGCTGGTGCTTTGGTTGATGCTGAATCATTAGTATCTTTGAAAGATTTAGTTAATAAATTAGGATCAGAAAATGTTACCACTGATGTTAAACAAAGTGTTAATGCTCATGGATTTGATATTAGATctaattatattttcaattctacTATAGATGGTATTGAAGATGCTGATCAAATTTTATTGGTAGGTACCAATCCAAGATTTGAAGCTGCTGTTTTGAATACTAGAATTAGAAAAGTATGGTTAAGATCCAATTTAGAAATCAGTTCTATTGGtcaagaatttgattcGACATTTGATGTCACTAATTTAGGAGAAGATGCCAAGGCATTACAAGAAGCATTACAAGGTTCAATTGGTGAAAAATTAGGTCAAGCCAAAAAACcattaattattgttggATCTGGTGTTGCTGAATCTAAAGATTCTCAAGCCATTTATAAATTAGTTGGTGAATTTGCTTCAAAACatgaaaatttcaattctggTGAATGGAATGGTGTCAATTTATTACATCGTGAAGCTTCAAGAGTGGCTGCTTTGGATCTTGGATTTAATACATTGGCTGAAGATTCTACTACTAAAGccaaattcatttatttattaggAGCTGATgaaataacaaataaagATATCCCCAAAGATGCATTTGTTGTGTATCAAGGTCATCATGGTGATTTAGGAGCATCATTTGCTGATGTTATTTTACCAGGATCAGCATACACTGAAAAATCCGGTACTTATGTCAATACTGAAGGTAGAGTACAAGCCACTAGAGCTGCCACAAATCCACCAGGTGTAGCACGTGAAGATTGGAAGATTATAAGAGCATTATCAGAATATTTAGATGCTAAACTACCATatgatgatatttattCTGTGAGATTGAGATTAGGAGAAATTGCTCCTCATTTAGTTAGACATGATGTTATTGAACCGGTATCTCAAGAAATTGCCAAGATTGGATTCCAAGATTTAgtgaataaaaataaatcgGCTATTATATTTGGAGAACCATTAAAGAATCCAATTAATAACTTTTATTTCACTGATGTTATTTCAAGATCTTCACCAACTATGGCTAAATGTATTTCTACATTTGGTGCTAAAATAgataaaattaaagatgaaAAACCCGATATCAACTTTtaa
- a CDS encoding long-chain acyl-coa synthetase, putative (Similar to S. cerevisiae FAA4) encodes MAPLTIAVGEAKPGETAPRRKAAQKDGAVMRPTDSKATTMPEFIDECFKRNGNKDAMAWRDLKDVIVETKQVTKVVDGTPTQVNKDWIYYEMGPYNYIKYPELLKLVKNYSKGLLELGLLPDQQSKLMVFAGTSHKWMQTFLAASFQGIPIVTAYDTLGESGLTHSLVQTESDAIFTDNQLLSQLINPLKKATSIKYIIHNEEIDPNDKRQNGKLYENAKSAKEKILKIRPEIKFISYDEVIKSGANNQDKQSLHYPKPEDPICIMYTSGSTGDPKGVVITNSNILAAIGGISCNAGRDLIRPSDRLIAFLPLAHIFELAFECITFWWGVPLGYANVKTLTEASCRNCQPDLIEFKPTVMVGVAAVWESVRKGVLSKLKQASPLQQKIFWGAFKAKTTLKHFGIPGGDMFDFVFKKVKSATGGQLRYVLNGGSPISVDAQVFISTLIAPMLLGYGLTETCANAAILEHTHFQIGTLGTLVGSITAKLVDVADAGYYAKNNQGEIWLKGGPVVSQYYKNEKETKEAFTDDGWFKTGDIGEWTSDGGLKIIDRKKNLVKTLNGEYIALEKLESVYRSNHLVLNLCVYADQSKVKPIAIVLPIENNLRQMLKDEKIIDDAETREFAHLVHDKKVVKAVLKHLLATGKHQGLKGIELLQNVVLSDDEWTPQNGFVTSAQKLQRKKILESCKKEVEEAYKE; translated from the coding sequence ATGGCTCCTTTAACAATTGCAGTAGGTGAAGCAAAACCTGGTGAAACTGCCCCAAGAAGAAAAGCTGCTCAAAAAGACGGTGCAGTTATGCGACCAACTGATTCTAAAGCCACCACCATGCcagaatttattgatgaatgtTTCAAAAGAAATGGTAATAAAGATGCTATGGCTTGGCGTGATTTAAAAGATGTCATTGTTGAAACCAAACAAGTTACaaaagttgttgatggtACTCCAACTCAAGTAAATAAAGATTGGATATATTATGAAATGGGTCCttataattatatcaaatatcctgaattgttaaaattggtgaaaaattattctAAAGGTTTATTAGAACTTGGATTATTACCTGatcaacaatcaaaattgaTGGTTTTCGCTGGTACTTCACATAAATGGATGCAAACATTTTTGGCAGCAAGTTTCCAAGGGATTCCTATTGTTACTGCTTATGATACTTTGGGTGAATCGGGCTTAACTCATTCTTTAGTACAAACTGAATCCGATGCCATTTTCACtgataatcaattattatctcaattgattaatccattgaaaaaagctacttcaattaaatatattattcataatgaagaaattgatccTAATGATAAAAGACAAAATGGGAAATTGTATGAAAATGCTAAATCTgctaaagaaaaaattttaaaaattagaccagaaattaaatttatttcttatGATGAAGTGATTAAATCTGGTGCTAATAATCAAGATAAACAATCATTACATTATCCTAAACCTGAAGATCCAATTTGTATTATGTACACTTCAGGATCTACTGGTGATCCAAAAGGGGTGGTTATTACTAATTCGAATATTTTGGCAGCTATTGGAGGGATTTCTTGTAATGCCGGTAGAGATTTAATTCGTCCTAGTGATCGATTAATTGCATTTTTACCATTAGCTcatatttttgaattggCATTTGAATGTATTACATTTTGGTGGGGGGTTCCATTGGGTTATGCCAATGTTAAAACTTTAACTGAAGCTTCATGTAGAAATTGTCAACctgatttgattgaatttaagCCAACAGTAATGGTTGGTGTTGCTGCTGTTTGGGAATCAGTTCGTAAAGGagtattatcaaaattaaaacaagcTTCTCCattacaacaaaaaattttttgggGTGCTTTTAAAGCTAAAACTACTTTAAAACATTTTGGAATCCCTGGTGGTGAtatgtttgattttgttttcaaaaaagtTAAAAGTGCCACTGGTGGACAATTACGTTATGTTTTAAATGGTGGTTCACCAATTTCAGTTGATGCTCAAGTATTTATTAGTACTTTGATTGCTCCAATGTTGTTGGGTTATGGATTAACTGAAACTTGTGCTAATGCCGCTATTTTGGAACATACTCATTTCCAAATTGGTACTTTGGGTACTTTGGTAGGATCAATTACTGCTAAATTGGTTGATGTTGCTGATGCTGGTTATTATgctaaaaataatcaagGAGAAATTTGGTTGAAAGGTGGTCCAGTAGTTTCtcaatattataaaaatgaaaaggaAACTAAAGAAGCATTTACTGATGATGGTTGGTTTAAAACTGGTGATATTGGTGAATGGACTAGTGATGGTggattaaaaattattgatcgtaaaaaaaatcttgttAAAACTTTAAATGGTGAATATATTGCtttagaaaaattggaaagtGTTTATCGTTCTAATCATTTGGTTTTAAATTTATGTGTTTATGCTGATCAAAGTAAAGTTAAACCAATTGCTATTGTTTTACccattgaaaataatttacgacaaatgttgaaagatgaaaaaatcattgatgATGCTGAAACTAGAGAATTTGCTCATTTAGTACATGATAAAAAAGTGGTTAAAGCAGTTTTAAAACATTTATTGGCTACTGGTAAACATCAAGGATTAAAAGGTATCGAATTACTTCAAAATGTGGTATTATCAGATGATGAATGGACTCCACAAAATGGATTTGTCACTTCAGCTCAAAAATtacaaagaaagaagataTTAGAAAGTTGTaaaaaagaagttgaagaagcttataaagaataa
- a CDS encoding L-asparaginase precursor, putative (Similar to S. cerevisiae ASP3-4), protein MTPPKQRRESSSSITNILTLNNLDLGPTGSVGAISEEPNHPYNHHLEDSEHYHTTQVEIESHFSTDDENIHSGIANDDQVSHLPTIKIKYHRSNSVHSISSTNSIDGTIGSTTSGDISLLPTIKVLGTGGTIASKGVSSHQTAGYEVDLTIEDLISTIPDLSQTCQLEYEQVLNIDSKEMDNSSLLKLYHKIQLDLPHYDGIVITHGTDTMEETAFFLQSTINTFKPIVLCGSMRPSTAISSDGPMNLYQAIVIASNRESRGRGVLIALNDRIGSGFYITKSNANSLDTFKSIGQGYVGNFVNNEIRYFYPPAKPLGLTMFHLTHPSIGGANNGTMPSLPEVTIIYAHQGLNNEIFKFIINDLKSQGIILATMGAGSMSEKTNQYLSDLLIDNPNYPIVYSKRSMDGMVPIGSLPKVNPPPEDTVNDETTTTTTTTTTTTTTTTKKTNKKVPFVNAIAGGYLNPQKARILLQLCLNEGMDLSKIKNVFKTV, encoded by the coding sequence ATGACACCCccaaaacaaagaagagaatcatcttcatcaatcaCAAATATTCTTACATTAAATAATCTTGATCTTGGACCAACAGGAAGTGTAGGAGCAATATCTGAAGAACCCAATCATCCttataatcatcatcttgAAGATTCAGAACATTACCATACTACTCAAGTTGAAATAGAAAGTCATTTTTCtactgatgatgaaaatattcATTCTGGTATTGCTAATGATGATCAAGTTAGTCATTTACCcacaatcaaaataaaatatcatcGATCAAATTCAGTTCATTCTATATCATCaaccaattcaattgatggTACCATTGGTAGTACTACTAGTGGTgatatttcattattaccaaCAATTAAAGTTTTAGGTACTGGAGGGACAATTGCATCAAAAGGAGTATCATCCCATCAAACTGCTGGATATGAAGTTGATTTAACTattgaagatttgattTCTACCATACCTGATTTATCTCAAACTTGTCAATTAGAATATGAACAAGTATTAAATATAGATTCTAAAGAAATGgataattcttcattacTTAAACTTTATCATAAAATTCAACTTGATTTACCTCATTATGATGGGATTGTAATTACTCATGGTACTGATACTATGGAAGAAAcagcattttttttacaatcaacaatcaataCTTTTAAACCAATTGTATTATGTGGATCAATGAGACCAAGTACAGCAATTTCTTCTGATGGTCCAATGAATTTATATCAAGCAATAGTTATTGCATCAAATCGAGAAAGTCGTGGTCGTGGAGTTTTAATTGCTTTAAATGATAGAATCGGTTCCGGGTTTTATATCACTAAATCAAATGCTAATTCTTTAGATACTTTTAAATCTATTGGTCAAGGATATGTTGGGAATTTTgtcaataatgaaattagaTATTTTTATCCTCCAGCAAAACCATTAGGTTTAACCATGTTTCATTTAACTCATCCTTCCATTGGTGGTGCTAATAATGGTACAATGCCTAGTTTACCTGAAGTAACTATAATTTATGCTCATCAAGgattaaataatgaaatttttaaatttatcattaatgatttaaaatcTCAAGGGATTATTTTAGCAACTATGGGTGCTGGTAGTATGTCAGAGAAAActaatcaatatttatctgatttattaattgataatccTAATTATCCCATTGTTTATAGTAAACGATCAATGGATGGTATGGTTCCAATTGGTTCATTACCTAAAGTAAACCCACCACCAGAAGACACTGTCAACgatgaaacaacaacaacaacaacaacaacaacaacaacaacaacaacaacaacaaagaagaCGAACAAGAAAGTTCCATTTGTTAATGCTATAGCTGGTGGATATTTAAACCCACAAAAGGCAAgaatattattacaattatGTTTGAATGAAGGTATggatttatcaaaaattaaGAATGTATTTAAAACTGTATAA
- a CDS encoding dynactin-like protein, putative, with the protein MSRIYNDSSIYCSEIPIDLNRIDSNFLYPLSELYFCPICQYPKAPCQTSYKIDYKFCSNCLTDYTKSNDPKLTKCIKNCFTCPECTISNLNIKVFDHDNNGKAFEFICGYCQYRFKTNVIYKPKPLYKIIIDEMNDPFHRLCQEIKQGVLKHRETRNDTTTKIEKNIDIDELQLKLRDLKFKNDANNEIARGKYPLSNKLTTKKTLRCLDCNNLVFSPIIENIPPTVNKVAVKFNAIDYLPTITISKILNDKSDWKTHQVMLLHFINPLKTKVHVNISIPSSLQIKHTTKSNNLTTTTTTIKLTILRNEFTLGGNIPGTNLIKTIPTALLTTNTSISKSELILRKGDSMYKEPPSIEEIEENLDDYIEKGLNWCTIPIIIDFKNNKSNLPENFLIRLPIYVNLKSDIIPVSLSKISDRFSLGYWNVIELNNINIV; encoded by the coding sequence ATGTCAAGAATCTATAatgattcatcaatatattGTTCTGAGATTCCGATTGATTTAAATAGAATCGATAGTAATTTCCTATATCCTTTACTGGAACTATATTTTTGTCCAATATGTCAGTATCCCAAAGCTCCTTGTCAAACATCATATAAAATCGATTACAAATTTTGTAGTAATTGTTTAACTGATTATACAAAAAGTAATGATCCAAAACTAACCAAATGTATCAAGAATTGTTTTACTTGTCCTGAATGTACGATTCTGAATCTAAATATCAAAGTGTTTGATcatgataataatggtaagGCATTTGAATTCATTTGTGGTTATTGTCAATATAGGTTCAAAACAAATGTGATatataaaccaaaaccattatataaaataattattgatgaaatgaaTGATCCATTCCATCGATTATGTcaagaaatcaaacaaGGTGTTTTAAAACATCGAGAAACTAGAAATGATACTACAAcaaagattgaaaaaaatattgatattgatgaattacaattaaaattaCGAGATctaaaattcaaaaatgatGCTAATAATGAGATTGCAAGGGGGAAATATCCTTTGAGTAATAAATTGACTACGAAAAAGACATTGAGATGTTTGGattgtaataatttggttttctcaccaataattgaaaatatccCACCTACTGTAAACAAAGTTGCAGTTAAATTCAATGCCATTGATTATTTACCCACTATAACtatatcaaaaatattgaatgaCAAATCAGATTGGAAAACACATCAAGTCATGCTTCTACATTTCATCAACCCATTGAAAACCAAAGTGCATGTGAATATTAGTATTCCTAGTTCATTACAGATTAAACATACCACCAAAAGCAATAACCtaaccacaaccacaaccacgATTAAATTGACCATTCTTAGAAACGAATTTACTTTGGGTGGTAATATTCCTGGtacaaatttaattaaGACTATTCCAACGGCACTTTTAACAACAAACACATCGATTTCCAAATCAGAATTAATACTTCGGAAAGGTGATTCCATGTATAAAGAACCAccatcaattgaagaaattgaagaaaatttagatgattatattgaaaaaggaTTAAATTGGTGTACCATTCctataattattgattttaaaaataataaatcaaatttaccGGAAAATTTCTTAATAAGATTACCAATTTATGTTAATTTGAAAAGTGATATTATACCagtatcattatcaaagaTTAGTGATAGATTTTCTTTAGGGTATTGGAatgttattgaattgaacaatataaatatagtttag
- a CDS encoding phosphomutase, putative (Similar to S. cerevisiae PMU1) codes for MVQTNSAMLISFLIATVLAFPQVILASSSYELPKFTSSSKYFGQSDPDIDVSKVNVSHNFGLIDKYSWKNVIDSLSDNEKLFYIQRHGEGWHNIAPQNFSTVDWDCYWQLQPGRDGVVWEDAELTPNGVQQIKNLSHQIQTTKDLPWPEKYFTSPLRRTLQTWELTWKDLKHETPLIKELARETYGIQTESKRHNKTYIHANWPIFEFENGFTEDDELWKPNKRETGQHRKYRAAALLTEIFKETSTDDKVISLVSHSGLIGSILEVVGHRDYPIATGSLIPVIIHKKKKKTTTYDLDKPDKTYADVCPNPPASISGAPSHYSTIAE; via the coding sequence atggTTCAAACGAATTCAGCTATGTTAATTTCCTTCTTGATTGCTACTGTTTTGGCATTCCCACAAGTCATTCTTgcctcatcatcatatgAACTCCCAAAATTCACTTCTTCGtccaaatattttggtCAATCTGATCCAGATATCGATGTATCCAAAGTAAACGTCAGTCATAATTTTGGTTTGATAGACAAGTATTCTTGGAAAAATGTTATTGATAGTTTATCAGATAATGAGAAATTGTTCTATATTCAACGACATGGTGAAGGATGGCATAATATTGCTCCGCAAAATTTTTCTACTGTTGATTGGGATTGCTATTGGCAATTACAACCAGGTCGCGATGGAGTCGTTTGGGAGGATGCTGAATTAACTCCAAATGGTGtacaacaaattaaaaactTATCCCACCAGATCCAAACCACTAAAGATTTACCTTGGccagaaaaatattttactAGTCCCTTAAGAAGAACTTTACAAACTTGGGAACTCACTTGGAAAGATTTGAAACATGAGACTCCTCTTATCAAAGAGTTGGCTAGAGAAACTTATGGTATTCAAACAGAAAGTAAACGTCACAATAAAACTTACATTCATGCCAATTGGCCAATTTTcgaatttgaaaatgggTTCACTGAGGATGATGAATTATGGAAACCTAATAAACGTGAAACCGGTCAACATCGTAAATATAGAGCAGCTGCGTTATTAACTGAAATCTTCAAGGAAACTTCAACTGATGATAAGGTGATTAGTTTGGTGTCTCATTCAGGATTAATTGGTTCTATCTTGGAGGTTGTTGGTCATCGTGATTATCCTATTGCTACAGGCAGTTTAATCCCTGTGATTATtcataaaaagaaaaagaagactACAACATATGATTTAGATAAACCAGATAAAACTTATGCTGATGTTTGTCCTAATCCACCAGCCCTGATTTCAGGTGCTCCTAGTCATTACAGTACTATTGCTGAGTAA
- a CDS encoding phosphomutase, putative (Similar to S. cerevisiae PMU1), translating to MQQFLALGTLWTLFNVATTISLPKYTSSKTYFAQSDPNIPVSQVDDTNNFGLKSQYSWNDVVSNLASNEKLFFLQRHGQGWHNVAPSNFSRVDWNCYWAEQPGRDGVVWEDAELTPKGVQQIENLHQRIKDTPDFPQPEKFFVSPLRRTLQTWNITWNGLPHKTPLIKEFAREIYGIDSESKRHSKSFIQNYVPSFEFEPGFTEQDENWSPDKSESDQHCDYRAAVLLQDIFNDSPDEKVISIVLHSGIIYCLLDVVGHRYYPMSTGGAIPVVIAIKDSNTDYPLNDAWDTFKDWCPNPPASISGTATSTATGSA from the coding sequence ATGCAACAGTTTTTGGCCTTGGGGACTCTTTGGACTTTGTTCAATGTCGCTACCACAATATCGCTTCCAAAATACACTTCATCAAAAACTTATTTTGCCCAATCAGATCCCAATATTCCTGTTTCACAGGTAGATGATACCAACAATTTTGGTTTGAAAAGTCAATATTCTTGGAATGATGTTGTTAGCAACTTGGCctcaaatgaaaaattgttctttttgCAAAGACATGGCCAAGGGTGGCATAATGTAGCACCAAGCAATTTTTCTCGTGTTGATTGGAATTGCTACTGGGCTGAACAACCAGGTCGTGATGGAGTAGTATGGGAAGATGCTGAATTGACTCCAAAAGGTGTACAGCAAATCGAAAACCTTCATCAAAGAATTAAAGACACTCCAGATTTCCCTCAACCGGAGAAATTTTTTGTGAGTCCCTTAAGAAGAACTTTACAAACGTGGAATATTACATGGAATGGGTTACCTCATAAAACCCCATTGATCAAAGAATTTGCACGTGAGATTTATGGAATTGATTCTGAAAGCAAACGTCACAGTAAATCTTTTATTCAGAATTATGTCCCtagttttgaatttgaGCCAGGATTCACAGAACAGGATGAAAATTGGTCGCCAGATAAATCAGAAAGTGATCAACATTGCGACTATCGTGCTGCGGTTTTGTTACAGGACATTTTTAATGATTCACCTGACGAAAAAGTTATTAGTATTGTTTTGCACTCAGGaatcatttattgtttgttggACGTTGTCGGTCATCGGTACTATCCCATGTCTACTGGTGGTGCCATCCCCGTAGTGATTGCAATCAAAGATTCCAACACTGATTATCCATTGAATGATGCTTGGGATACTTTTAAAGATTGGTGTCCTAATCCACCAGCTCTGATTTCTGGAACGGCAACATCGACAGCTACTGGCAGTGCTTAG